GTTCTTTGCTATTCATTAAATCTTGTAGCAATCTATCAACGGCATCTAAAGCATACGCAGGTGCCATTGAAATCTCATCCCATATAATAAGCACAGTATCTATAATTTTCTTTGCCAAAGCAGTATGCGACCGAACATTACATACACTATCATTTAACAAAGGAacaggaaatttaaaaatcgaatgaGAAGTAGTACCATTTGGAAGCAATGTCGCAGCAATTCCTGTCCATGCTACTGGtagcaccaattttttttttagcagcaaAATataaacacaaataagtgtatAAAAAGGTTTTTCCTGTTCCTCCTGGTCCATCAACAAAAATCAATCCACCTCGATTACATTCTATACGggaaataatttcatcaataatttttttttggtcgttattCATAGAATTATAATAATCATGAAGGATCGAATCATCAACAATATCGACAGCAGTTTCAACCATCATTTCTGGGGTAGGCAATTGAAAATCAATACAGGTTTTACCGTGagttagaaaaatattttcaatatcgaATAGAGCCATATTAATGGctacattttcgtcaaaattacgAAGATAATCTTCacaaaacgaatttttaaatgtgtCCCATAAATTGATcggatttaaaatttctgaaaacagaCAAATAAAAGCAAATAATGCCCGCAATTGGCGTGGCATTTGAAACAGCATTGCTTCCTGAATACAATTATACCACTCCTGGTCAGTAGCTAATAAATTACGTTTAATTACAGCTTCTTCAAACGAATTACATTGCTGTCCATCGACAGTTAATAAATCAATATAAGACTGCACACCATTTAAATGCAATAACAACACTCGAAGAAAATACCTTTCTCTATCACGAATACTAACCATATACATCCTACCaaaagttttagatttttttttacgttttatccATTTACTATTGTGGAACCAATAATGTTCCGGAATGTTAACATATTTATATTTTCGCGCGCTCTCATCACTCTTATTCAATAGAAACCATGCTTccaattttgttgtttttttactcGCATTCTGTAAAGCTTCTTGCTCACTACCctgttgaaaataaacaaattgttCATCAGGCAAATGAATCGGCAACCGATCGATAGAATGCGATCTTTCTTGCAAGGGAAATTCATACAATCTCCATATCGCTTCGGGAGGACTTACATACCGTGTATCTAAATACGCTTTCACTTCGTCACTTTCTTTAGAAGTCACTGAGAATGCAGCACAATCATACCCCTTATACAcatatttaaataaatatttcacacTCTTGATAGAAGCACAAACTTCAACATTTATATGCGCGTCATAACGTACACTTAAATAAGGATTGTAAGGAACAACCCAACGATTGTCCATTAAACGATTATTTACTAATACGGGCTCATTTTCACGTCTGCGATACAATGGAAATCCATTACATTCAGTTGTTTCCTCACAAAAGTCTTTAGGAAAATTTCGAATGCACGCACCATCAACCATACAGGGAGCTTTCTGGTTAAGTTCACCACATGGTGAATGTAACATATACTTTGTTACTACATCGTACAAAGTAGGCGTTTCTTGCTTGTTTGGTATTTCAGCTgatacaaaattatcaatttcttgaggatttcgaattttaaaatcctcatgcaaaattactaaaatatgCGAATGCGGTAAACCACGCTTTTGAAATTCGATAACATAAAAATATGCGAgcactttaccaaaaatttctttttttgtaatatcATCTAATAATTCTTTAAGCTTCAAATGAAATACCCTAGCAACGATGTCAGGACGATTAGCAACGACTTCCCaagaatttatattttcagtaatttcaatCCAATGAGGATTCGCTGTAAACGTCACAAAGAAATCCGGCTTTCCAAATTTTGCAACAATACTCATTGCATCTTGGTAACATTGACTCATATACCGAGGACTCCCTAAAAAGGTAGATGGCAATATTACAGGTATCCCTAATACGTTAGTTGTAGTTATAGCAAAATCCATTAAAACGTTGTATTTTTCGCTGCGTAACTCTTTTTGGTGCGATCTAATGAACGCCAAACGACTGCCTTCCACCTTAACATATGCGTCGACAACATATTGCTGAAACAATTTTCCACTGCTATGGAGTAAACTGAACTTATCTCTGATAGCAAACCTATAGCAGTAGAATTGTAATTGTGTAGTGACAACGCGTTTGTCACTAGCAAATATCATATTATGACTCATCCCTGGCTTCCAACCTGGATCCCCATAAGGAAATAAAAGCGGATATGATAAAGGGTCCACATGAGGATTGAGGTGAGGAATTCGATGAATTGCAAAGCtctgtttttttgaataaatgaaaaaatcaaactgagGTGACGGACATCCGTCGGCGTCTGTAACAAACGCAGCAGCAATTTCGTCACTCGTTGCAGAAGCATAACGTCTTACATCATTAAATGTATTCTCGGTTGTAAATAATAACTTATAATCACTAACATCAAACTGCTGTTCAACTTCTCGCATAGTATGAAACAGCTCACAATACGGGTTTATAGATCTCAAATTAGTTTCTAAAAGTAATAAAAGCTCCCGATTTAAATTCTCATTATTCGAACGATATTCGTGAGCTGTATTCATATCCAGCATAAATAAAGCTGCAAATGACGGAGCTACTCCTTCATCGTTCGATGAATGCAACGGTCCTACGTAATGATAAAGCTGACCctgaactttgaaaataaaaggtccTTTTCCACTGAAAATTTGTCTATTGACGGCAATAGACGCGAACGCAAATGCATTATTATACTGGCGGATGAAATCCAAATAATGCTTTTGTAAAGCATTGTCTGTAGTtattaaagttttcaaaaaatccggAACTCGAATATCTGGACAAACATTCGCGTCTATCTTGCCATTGTGACAGCagttcttaaaattttcacctttaaaATGCTTCGCGCCGCAATAGGGACAAAGAATATTAAGCTTACCGATGttcaattttattacattaTCTTCACCTGAAAATCTCCCTGCTATCGGGCCTGTATCAACTTCGGTAGTATCTATGATGATAGCAAATAAACATAATTAAATATTTCCAATCattttattcatgttttcaTGTTTAAGATCAAAGAATGAATTCACAACCTGTTATCATTCCATCTACAGTATCCTCCCATTCATCACTCAACTGTATCTCAATTTCTTCAACTTCCGTATCAGTATCAGAATCTATGGTTCGAAGAGTAtgttaaaaacaaaacaaagcgCAAATACAACAATTATGTATTTACAATataatcaatttaattttacaattgaaattatgtataaaaatgtataaacctgaagaagctaattgagaaaaatcatcattctgACGACGCACTCGCTGACCTGGAATAGTTAGCAACCTCCGGCGAGGCATTGTTTGACTAAAACTAAATACAACGATAATGATGAAAAGAAACTTCATCatattctcatttttaattttatagttTCATAGTAGAACAAATTCTTTAattatatttacaattttttcacatatctgtcattatcaattttcatcttgtcttgtgtttacaaaaaaaaaaaaaaaaatgcaaaccaatgactGGTCACCAaggttttaaaataattaaggttgtGCGGATCTATTTTCGTGATCGAAAACCAAAACATTCTCATATTTccaaaatccaaacattttttaatcacattttttttggaaaatgtaaattttcaaaaacattcgaAGGCATTCGCTCAGGTAAGGAGGTTTCTAAACGTCAAAATTAAttcgcaaaaaccaaaaacggcCGTACAAACGGCGCAAAAGGTACCAAACGGCTCCAACTTTTGTGTATTAATAGTTAgataagtattgttttttttttaattttcaaaaattcaattcagaatAACATATCTTGAAAacacaaaaccttttttgatAAGTCATACCTGCTTCTGAATGAAACtgagcaaaaaattcaacatatttatttaaaatctgAGTAACAGTCAAgtacgaaaatttttcgaatgaaattgacccaaaaaaacattttctatttTGTAATTCAACATTCGAGTACGtaccttacattttttttttttttttaaattgaaacgatgatttcaaaagttttatttcTATTAACACAAGTgcctaaaaactgaaaagtttacaaaaacCTTTTCCTTACTCGAATTTTGGCATTAATTTTATACTTATCTATTTTGTTTTCGTTAATTCCACTTCGATACGTCTTCTCCATGACTAACGCACTGTCTCACATACTTCTAGAATTTCTGCATGTATGcacttgtatgtacttactgttTACTTAGACTTTAAATAAATAATGTGtcgtttcatttttataattttcaagagCAAGCCCTCGCTTCATTTGACTCCaaatttgcttttcttttctaaaatttcaattttgaaaatgctaaTCTGAAAAATATCTAGGTATTGACGCAAGAAAAATACTaacatttgaaaactttttgtgATACGTAGATACTTCAGtaatggatattttttgacgAGTCAGTTAGGAATTTATCACCTTTTGCCCCCTATAGTGAGAGATTTCTGCCAAGTTCATCTCTGCCCcccgctttaaaaaaaatcgttactGTTGAAAAAGTATGTTATATTCGGGTACATTTTTAAAGTCATCTCTCACtgagcttttttctttttctgttttgtttggGTGAGCCGTCAAACTGAAAATCGCGCGGGCCGCTCCAAAAGTTCGTCCAACCCTGACCCcgccctcatagaaaatcactactagcgtcattactaaaaaaaaaaaaaaaaaaaaaaacactagtaactttttcgacaagtagcgtcactactactgacagacgttactaatgactagtgacgtttgtcaatagtagtgacacgcgcaaatttgcgcattttgcactgaaaatcatGACAAAAACATGTTAATGGCAGCCATTTACTCGTAGACCCTCTTAGAACAACAAAttctccccaaaaaattttgaaaatcaaaaaaaatttcacgcctGGGGTGGGGTTCGaaccagcaattactcactctCTAGTCACCTACCTAACCAACTAGGCCACTGAGGAAGTTGGAAGATGtggtgtttgaaacatttaggtatatgcactttttagcactctggattttaaaaaaatttcaagtttgatgattttttacaaaattaaaactgagtgTTTGGTGTGTTAATATTttctagataaaaattaaatggataGCATACACTCGTATTCGATATTTATTTGCGAAAATGGACCCTTCCTCGTCCCCTTACCCTCGttcccccctccgagggggctggtacctcagttttttcatttttcaactggaatttaggctttattcgcaaaaatggacttttttccgttcctctcccccacccgagggggctggtacctcgaattttttttcattttttgactggaatttaggctttactcgcaaaaatggacttttttccgtttctctcccctcccctccctctctgaattttaaaaatataaatggggCCGAGCAACTGAGCAAGCCATGACAAAAGCTcttgacaattgacaattcttcattttcttcaggATATGATTTctatatgcaaaaaattttcaagtaaaaaagtCGCATttgtgatgtgagaagtcaattttgctaCTATCTAATTTTTGTCggagaaagaaaaaggaaaatgatctggcccaagcggaaacttttcaataattcataattccaaaaaaaaacatgatttttgggaattctttaattttcatttttcaccaattgTAGGTACGTGCCTAGCTGTTGGTAGCGTCAGTTTAATCGTTACTAGTGTCGGCTTGGTCATTAGTAGCGTTAAATCATTCACTAGTAATGTTGAGACAGTCGTTAGTAGCGCCCAGCTGATCGCTAGTAGCACCCAGtcagtcgctagtagcgtcaagttggtcgctagtagcgtcagtacaagcgttagtaacgttttcggtatcactagtaactttttcagaaacgttagtaattttttgaagtcgctagtagtgattttctatgagggcgTATCTAATAAGCAGAGAGGTGGCCGAGTGAGTTGAGCGGCGAACATAGAACCACGAATAACGCAACAGTCGAGGGATCGATCACCGCCtgcggaaaattttcatttttttttcaaattaaaaaaaaaattatccacctaagaatgtcttaaaattcacaatttgtcGATAGATAGTATTGCCtagctaaaattttgcgaaatttaTGAAAACGATCCAGTATCGTTTAATTTGTTAGGTACCTTATgagattttggaaacttcaaaTGAGCGATGATTTAATTTCGTTCGCTCAAAGTCACACAAATTTCTGAAATGTGCAAAATGCAGTAATACGATTATCTCATgtgaactttttattttttcgaaaacagaaTTACCAGTGTGTCTAGTTTCTAGTTTGTAGGAGTGTATGGCACAAGAATCAGACAAGTTTTCGTCGTATATCGAATGAACGcatttacctaatttatttaACTATTCGACGCAATAATTCACAAAGATGGTTCCTCCACCAGTTTATtaaatataatttataaatttcatgtagaatttacaaaattaaaaaattacgttaaattGTTTTCGACATACCTATGTTGTGTGCCATCTAACTGAACCTAAGAAATATGAATAAAGAATGCAACCAGGTGGTTCCTCCGCCAGCTTATTGAGTAGGCATTAATTGATAAATTCCATATACATATGTAgagttcacaattttaaattaaaaattacgttaaatttagagagtaggtacataatgttGTGTGTCATCTAACTGAACCTAAGGAGTAGGAAGAAAGAATGCAGCCATACACGCCGCTTCGCAAGCTCCGAATGCTGTATTACAGGTGGCTAATGCTGGTACTGCTGCAATTTGCGCTCCGGGTACAGTTCCAAAAGTAAATCCAGCAGCCGCAAAACATGCTACAACGACGCCAGCGCATCCCGCATAACATATTCCAGAAGCAGCTGGACCGGCCTCTGTTCCCGTTGTCACCAATAACGAAAACGCAATAATAacaatcataaattttttaaacgccATGATTAGAACTGTGTAGTAAAACAGTACTTTCAATGTTAAATACTAAATCACGAACGAATCGGTCCAACGAGGTGATTGCTTTGAAGGTATCGACGAAGGTATCAAACAGTGAAGAGAATAGAATTCCTTTAAAGTGTTAAATTCAAGAGTATGAAATCCCCGAAAGTATGAAAACGCATTAAAAAACGCAAAACGATCGATTTTTTACCTTTTAATCATATGTATAAATTCGCGACATAATTCAGATAATTACATCTTGCATCCGCTTGCATCGTAATAATTCTAAACACACTACTACTACTAACTAGAGCAGCTACAAAACTActaacaataaaaaatacacgGAAACGTGCTGGAAAGAGCCGCGGCATTGGCCAGTAACCAACGCATCAAATGGCGGAGCGACTGcagtgttgtcataacgttattcataacgtaacgaaaaacggAAAAACCGGAATTTTTTCCGTTACAATAACGAAACGATAAACGATAACGGAATTTCCTACAAAAGAAACAATAACGAAATTATAACGTTACAAAAAATCGGTATGCTATAACGAAACGgaaaacggaaaaaattccgttattttttcgtttttttttttttactttttttcttcaattttttgggaaaaatgattaaaaaatcattaatcaataaaaaattgaaaaagttggttTTAAACTTATTGTTTatacattcaaaaaatgtttaaagtttgagtttgaatcagaaaaaataaactcctcccttcatatagaaaccttttttttttaattctcaaaatattattaaatttttgaaagcttttggcctcgcttcactcgggcttgtttgcttttctttttcgagtccgaattttttaaaaaaaatcatcattcaaattttaaaattttgaagcaaaataataaacttttcatAAGTAACTGCTCACACAAAAAAACGTcttttttatgcctctcaaaatactgatttttgagagcttttgcacTATGGTTCGCTCAGGGCTGTTTGcttttctcttttcattttggatttttcaaaaaaaaaatcaatcaaattctATTGCTTTTATGCCTCttggaatactaatttttgagagcttttgcccttgttTTACTCGGTCCTATTTGcctttctttttccattttcaatttttcaacaaaaaaagactattcaaatttcaaaattttaaagctagGTAAagtaatatgaaatatttacaatcaaaattgaagaattcgacttaaatttgattttaataaatttgattttaagcaaACATGATGTGATATTCATTCATCAATGATACCATGATATAGACATATGTATTATCCATCCATATTTATCATCTTTCtgatcaaaaatgcaaaaatgataCCTAGTTTTTTCATATTGACGAACTCTTTAAAATAATTGATCAGAATAAATACATGCGCACATTTTTTGgctattgttgaaaaaatgtgtgcGCCTATTTTGACACTAACATTGGAAAATTAATGAACAGATTTCAGTGAAATTGTGGGggggaggctccagaactattcAAAACCATCAGCAATCAATTCGAGAAGCCAAAAAAAGGTTGCAAacctaatttcaacattatatgtcaatttgatcaggtttaaaaaaattttttattagaaatgggacaaatctgaatttttaaaaatttgaaaaatgaatttcaggatgtgaaattttgactggtggtgtattttggagtcTTCTTTCGATTTCTCTGTGTCCTGTGCAAAAATTTTGGTATCGgttgggatattttttttttgtttgcctcgaacgagcaaaatattttttcaaaatcgaaaacctCTACGACATTTTGACCATGTTTCGTTTCCATTTCATGACGTGAAAACATTTTC
The sequence above is a segment of the Planococcus citri chromosome 3, ihPlaCitr1.1, whole genome shotgun sequence genome. Coding sequences within it:
- the LOC135842058 gene encoding uncharacterized protein LOC135842058, whose product is MITDTTEVDTGPIAGRFSGEDNVIKLNIGKLNILCPYCGAKHFKGENFKNCCHNGKIDANVCPDIRVPDFLKTLITTDNALQKHYLDFIRQYNNAFAFASIAVNRQIFSGKGPFIFKVQGQLYHYVGPLHSSNDEGVAPSFAALFMLDMNTAHEYRSNNENLNRELLLLLETNLRSINPYCELFHTMREVEQQFDVSDYKLLFTTENTFNDVRRYASATSDEIAAAFVTDADGCPSPQFDFFIYSKKQSFAIHRIPHLNPHVDPLSYPLLFPYGDPGWKPGMSHNMIFASDKRVVTTQLQFYCYRFAIRDKFSLLHSSGKLFQQYVVDAYVKVEGSRLAFIRSHQKELRSEKYNVLMDFAITTTNVLGIPVILPSTFLGSPRYMSQCYQDAMSIVAKFGKPDFFVTFTANPHWIEITENINSWEVVANRPDIVARVFHLKLKELLDDITKKEIFGKVLAYFYVIEFQKRGLPHSHILVILHEDFKIRNPQEIDNFVSAEIPNKQETPTLYDVVTKYMLHSPCGELNQKAPCMVDGACIRNFPKDFCEETTECNGFPLYRRRENEPVLVNNRLMDNRWVVPYNPYLSVRYDAHINVEVCASIKSVKYLFKYVYKGYDCAAFSVTSKESDEVKAYLDTRYVSPPEAIWRLYEFPLQERSHSIDRLPIHLPDEQFVYFQQGSEQEALQNASKKTTKLEAWFLLNKSDESARKYKYVNIPEHYWFHNSKWIKRKKKSKTFGRMYMVSIRDRERYFLRVLLLHLNGVQSYIDLLTVDGQQCNSFEEAVIKRNLLATDQEWYNCIQEAMLFQMPRQLRALFAFICLFSEILNPINLWDTFKNSFCEDYLRNFDENVAINMALFDIENIFLTHGKTCIDFQLPTPEMMVETAVDIVDDSILHDYYNSMNNDQKKIIDEIISRIECNRGGLIFVDGPGGTGKTFLYTYLCLYFAAKKKIGATSSMDRNCCDIASKWYYFSFDF